The following proteins are co-located in the Eublepharis macularius isolate TG4126 chromosome 5, MPM_Emac_v1.0, whole genome shotgun sequence genome:
- the B4GALT2 gene encoding beta-1,4-galactosyltransferase 2, giving the protein MSRLLVGVTLERICKAVLLLCLLHFLIIMILYFDVYAQRLDFFSRFNVRNASRTLPYVNVSRPNSTAGPLGPELPAPSAKSVGSNSTVTEKPLPPCPEMPPGLVGRLLIEFSSPMSMERVQRENPDVQEGGKYSPLDCVPRQKVAILIPFRHREHHLKYWLHYLHPILRRQKVSYGIYIINQFGEDTFNRAKLLNVGFLEALRDDESYDCFIFSDVDLVPMDDRNLYRCYDQPRHFAVAMDKFGFRLPYSGYFGGVSGLSKTQFLKINGFPNEYWGWGGEDDDIFNRISLNGMKVSRPDARIGRYRMIKHERDRHNEPNPQRFTKIQNTKVTMKRDGIGSLQYRLVEVSSRPMYTNVTVEIGHPPPRPPRG; this is encoded by the exons ATGAGCAGATTGCTGGTGGGGGTGACCTTGGAGAGGATCTGCAAGGCTGTGCTGCTCCTGTGTCTCCTGCATTTCCTCATCATCATGATCCTCTACTTTGATGTCTATGCCCAGCGCCTGGACTTTTTTAGTCGCTTCAATGTGCGCAATGCCTCCCGCACTCTGCCCTATGTCAATGTCTCTCGGCCTAACAGCACTGCCGGGCCTCTGGGCCCTGAGCTCCCAGCACCCAGTGCCAAGTCTGTCGGCAGCAACAGCACCGTCACCGAGAAGCCCTTACCACCCTGTCCAGAGATGCCTCCTGGCTTAG TGGGCCGGCTCCTGATTGAGTTTAGCTCTCCCATGAGCATGGAGCGGGTGCAGCGGGAGAACCCAGATGTGCAGGAGGGTGGCAAATACTCACCCCTAGACTGTGTGCCTCGCCAGAAGGTGGCCATCCTCATCCCCTTCCGACACCGTGAACACCACCTCAAGTACTGGCTGCACTACTTGCATCCCATTCTTCGGCGGCAGAAAGTGTCCTATGGCATCTACATCATTAACCAG TTTGGTGAAGATACATTCAACCGAGCCAAACTGTTGAACGTAGGCTTCTTGGAGGCCCTGCGGGATGATGAGAGCTATGATTGCTTCATCTTCAGTGATGTTGATCTTGTGCCCATGGATGACCGGAATCTCTACCGGTGTTATGATCAGCCTCGGCACTTTGCTGTTGCCATGGATAAGTTTGGTTTCCG GCTGCCGTATTCGGGCTACTTTGGAGGAGTCTCTGGCCTCAGCAAGACACAATTTTTGAAGATCAATGGCTTCCCTAATGAGTACTGGGGCTGGGGTGGAGAAGATGATGACATCTTTAACCG GATCTCGCTTAATGGCATGAAAGTGTCACGTCCTGATGCCCGCATTGGGCGCTATCGCATGATCAAGCATGAGCGTGACCGGCACAATGAGCCCAATCCCCAGCG GTTCACCAAGATCCAGAATACCAAGGTGACCATGAAGCGTGATGGCATCGGCTCACTGCAATACCGCCTGGTGGAGGTGTCTAGCCGTCCCATGTACACCAATGTAACTGTGGAGATTGGGCACCCACCACCACGCCCCCCTCGGGGTTGA
- the LOC129330569 gene encoding von Willebrand factor C domain-containing protein 2-like, whose product MPFAAAEVRLVLMLALVPSPGLAGPVSTCDANGSLYYVGEWYFLDSDHCTQCECTPEGPACARTDCIALPPACIHVSHYPSDCCPRCERVGCEYRGQVYELGQHFQPSECEQCTCDMDGIARCLVADCAPPPCVNPVYEKGLCCPSCKDGPNCYVDGSRHQIIPSGESIWVGHCTLCRCHDGQDAGYWEGNRVAKCELLQGCQTTPAGHHA is encoded by the exons ATGCCTTTCGCCGCGGCAGAGGTGAGGCTCGTGCTGATGCTGGCTCTGGTGCCCAGCCCAGGACTGgctgggccagtgagcacctgtGACGCGAACGGCAGCCTCTACTACGTGGGCGAGTGGTATTTCCTGGACAGTGACCACTGCACCCAGTGTGAGTGCACGCCCGAGGGGCCAGCGTGCGCTCGCACCGACTGCATCGCCCTGCCACCTGCCTGCATCCACGTCAGCCACTACCCCAGTGACTGCTGCCCGCGCTGCGAACGTGTCGGCTGTGAATACCGTGGCCAGGTTTATGAGCTGGGACAGCATTTCCAG CCATCGGAGTGTGAGCAGTGTACCTGTGATATGGATGGCATAGCTCGCTGCCTAGTGGCAGACTGCGCCCCTCCACCATGTGTCAATCCCGTCTACGAGAAGGGTCTCTGCTGCCCCTCCTGCAAGGATG GGCCCAACTGTTACGTGGATGGGAGCCGGCATCAAATCATCCCTTCTGGGGAAAGCATCTGGGTGGGGCACTGTACACTTTGCCGTTGTCATGATGGCCAAGATGCTGGCTACTGGGAAGGAAATCGTGTAGCCAAATGTGAGCTATTACAGGGTTGCCAGACTACACCAGCTGGACACCATGCCTGA